A DNA window from Nitratidesulfovibrio sp. contains the following coding sequences:
- a CDS encoding methyl-accepting chemotaxis protein, with protein MGIARIGTKIAGAFLIVAAITLGVGVIGYLGISSASHSLESIVARRMPGFPHLMRIAEEIREIVIAQRSLLVPGISADFSRQQYAAIDQSRAALAVAMEKYEALPRTESENALFTEFRKQLDAGRKGNDALLGLIREWEKDKSDILALMEILARTTDLRKEHDATFAALDALTEQGLRESGELYQREMQNATRHKIAIMAGMLGGPALAMLLGVGITLMLTRPLRRAVDYARAVSEGSLDRELDVHGADEVGMLAEALRRMVVSLKGLISGAEEKQRLATEEAHRARLATEEAEHVRREAEVATRKGMIMAASRIETVVANVSRASEELTRRIDHTSSGTSAQLESVARTATAIGEMSETIADVARSATNASHTADNAREKAIEGATVVGDVVRGIGLAQDQALSLKTDMAALGAQAEGIGQIMNVISDIADQTNLLALNAAIEAARAGDAGRGFAVVADEVRKLAEKTMAATRQVGDAIGNIQEGTRKNVQNVDNAVGAINDSTQAARRSGETLREIVGLIEETAAQVSSIAAAVERETAENDEIDHAIKEVDRISSSMAEAMVHAARAIGDLADQAHELQRLVGEMQEG; from the coding sequence ATGGGCATCGCGCGCATCGGCACCAAGATCGCAGGGGCCTTTCTGATCGTCGCCGCCATAACGCTCGGGGTGGGCGTCATCGGCTACCTTGGCATCAGCAGCGCCAGCCATTCGCTTGAAAGCATCGTGGCCCGCCGCATGCCGGGCTTTCCGCACCTCATGCGGATAGCGGAGGAAATCCGCGAAATCGTCATTGCCCAGCGCAGCCTGCTGGTGCCCGGCATTTCGGCGGATTTCTCGCGGCAACAATACGCGGCCATAGACCAGTCGCGCGCGGCCCTGGCGGTGGCCATGGAAAAGTACGAGGCGCTGCCCCGTACAGAGAGCGAAAACGCCCTGTTCACGGAATTCCGCAAGCAGCTCGACGCGGGCCGCAAGGGCAACGATGCGTTGCTCGGCCTCATCCGCGAGTGGGAAAAGGACAAAAGCGACATCCTCGCCCTGATGGAGATACTGGCGCGCACCACGGACCTGCGCAAGGAGCACGACGCCACGTTTGCCGCCCTGGATGCCCTGACGGAACAAGGGCTCAGGGAATCCGGAGAACTCTACCAACGAGAGATGCAGAACGCCACGCGGCACAAGATCGCCATCATGGCGGGCATGCTGGGTGGCCCCGCCCTGGCCATGCTGCTTGGCGTGGGCATAACGCTCATGCTCACGCGGCCATTGCGCCGGGCCGTGGACTACGCCAGGGCGGTGAGCGAAGGCAGCCTGGACCGTGAACTGGACGTGCATGGCGCGGACGAGGTGGGCATGCTCGCCGAAGCGCTGCGCCGCATGGTCGTCAGCCTCAAGGGGCTGATTTCCGGTGCCGAGGAAAAACAGCGGCTGGCCACGGAAGAGGCCCACCGGGCGCGGCTGGCCACGGAAGAGGCGGAACACGTCCGCCGCGAAGCAGAGGTCGCCACCCGCAAGGGCATGATAATGGCGGCTTCGCGCATCGAAACGGTGGTGGCCAACGTCTCCAGGGCGTCGGAAGAACTGACGCGCCGTATCGACCACACCTCCAGCGGCACCTCCGCACAGCTCGAAAGCGTGGCGCGCACGGCTACGGCCATTGGCGAAATGAGCGAAACCATAGCGGATGTCGCCCGCAGCGCCACCAACGCCTCTCACACCGCCGACAACGCGCGGGAAAAGGCAATCGAAGGGGCCACCGTGGTCGGCGACGTGGTGCGCGGCATCGGCCTTGCGCAGGATCAGGCGTTGAGCCTGAAGACGGACATGGCCGCGCTGGGGGCGCAGGCGGAAGGCATCGGCCAGATCATGAACGTCATTTCGGACATAGCCGACCAGACCAACCTGCTGGCGCTCAACGCCGCCATCGAGGCGGCCCGCGCGGGCGACGCCGGGCGGGGCTTTGCCGTGGTGGCGGACGAGGTGCGCAAGCTGGCGGAAAAGACCATGGCCGCCACACGGCAGGTGGGCGACGCCATCGGCAACATTCAGGAGGGCACGCGCAAGAACGTGCAGAACGTGGACAACGCGGTGGGGGCCATCAACGATTCGACGCAGGCCGCACGCCGCTCGGGCGAGACGTTGCGCGAAATCGTCGGGCTCATCGAGGAAACGGCGGCGCAGGTAAGCAGTATTGCGGCGGCCGTCGAACGCGAAACCGCCGAAAACGACGAGATAGACCACGCCATCAAGGAAGTGGACCGCATTTCGTCATCCATGGCCGAGGCCATGGTGCACGCGGCGCGGGCCATCGGAGACCTGGCCGACCAGGCCCACGAACTGCAACGCCTGGTCGGCGAGATGCAGGAAGGGTGA
- a CDS encoding cache domain-containing protein, producing MRYALRAAFALLLVAALCTLANAQSKGSKDEAVAMVKKAVAYIKANGRDKAFAEISNTQGMFVDRDLYVVVYDMQGNCLAHGANAKQVGKNLMELRDPDGKYFVKERVELGKASTSFWQNYKFSNPQTKLIEPKAMYMERVDDLLVGCGAYQ from the coding sequence ATGAGATACGCACTCCGCGCGGCATTTGCCCTGTTGCTCGTGGCTGCCCTGTGCACGCTGGCCAACGCCCAGTCCAAGGGCAGCAAGGACGAGGCCGTGGCCATGGTCAAAAAGGCCGTGGCCTACATCAAGGCCAACGGACGCGACAAGGCCTTTGCGGAAATCAGCAACACCCAGGGCATGTTCGTCGATCGCGACCTGTACGTGGTTGTCTACGACATGCAGGGCAACTGCCTTGCCCATGGCGCCAACGCCAAGCAGGTGGGCAAGAACCTGATGGAACTGCGCGACCCGGACGGCAAGTACTTCGTCAAGGAGCGCGTGGAGTTGGGGAAGGCCAGCACCTCTTTCTGGCAGAACTACAAGTTCTCCAATCCCCAAACCAAGCTCATCGAACCCAAAGCCATGTACATGGAACGCGTGGATGACCTGCTGGTGGGCTGCGGTGCGTATCAGTAA
- a CDS encoding C-GCAxxG-C-C family protein: MQRMNRRSALKALGVLGCATGCLAGGLMPGATPFVKPSAGPANAMAAATPATAAGTTGGRFAQKDAPFSWKPHVLDPKVCAPVAYDGYWHQGYGCGYGVFYAIVGMMGEQHGAPYNQFPFTMLEVGKSGISDWGTICGALLGAASAFALFWGRKDRDPMVAELFRWYEQTAFPMHDPGAAFKGVAGALPTSVSHSPLCHVSVGRWCQASGFAEKSTERGERCARITADVTVQAIAIMNAKQAGTFAVAHGDPDSVTYCGECHNPGKQSPLLKGKMDCTPCHSGSPHTADKFRNHP, encoded by the coding sequence ATGCAACGGATGAACAGAAGATCGGCCTTGAAGGCCCTGGGAGTGCTGGGCTGTGCGACGGGTTGCCTTGCCGGCGGCCTGATGCCGGGCGCAACCCCGTTCGTGAAACCTTCGGCGGGACCGGCGAATGCCATGGCCGCCGCAACCCCTGCAACCGCCGCTGGCACCACGGGCGGGCGCTTTGCCCAGAAGGACGCCCCCTTCTCGTGGAAGCCCCACGTCCTGGACCCCAAGGTCTGCGCACCCGTGGCCTATGACGGCTACTGGCACCAGGGGTACGGTTGCGGGTACGGGGTGTTCTACGCCATCGTGGGCATGATGGGCGAGCAGCACGGCGCGCCGTACAACCAGTTTCCCTTCACGATGCTGGAAGTAGGCAAAAGCGGCATTTCCGACTGGGGCACCATCTGCGGCGCACTGCTGGGCGCGGCCAGCGCCTTTGCGCTGTTCTGGGGCCGCAAGGACCGTGACCCCATGGTGGCCGAGCTGTTCCGCTGGTACGAGCAGACCGCCTTTCCCATGCATGATCCGGGCGCGGCGTTCAAGGGGGTGGCCGGGGCGCTGCCCACCAGCGTGAGCCACTCACCGCTGTGCCACGTGTCCGTTGGCCGGTGGTGCCAGGCCTCGGGCTTTGCGGAAAAGAGCACGGAACGCGGCGAGCGCTGCGCGCGCATCACCGCCGACGTGACCGTGCAGGCCATCGCCATCATGAACGCCAAGCAGGCGGGCACCTTTGCCGTGGCCCACGGCGACCCGGACTCGGTCACCTACTGCGGTGAATGCCACAACCCCGGCAAGCAATCGCCCCTGCTGAAAGGCAAGATGGACTGTACACCCTGCCATTCCGGCAGCCCGCATACGGCCGACAAGTTCAGGAACCATCCCTGA
- the argB gene encoding acetylglutamate kinase, with protein MSQTEQAASCCADPAAYAKLQSKVLIECLPYMRQFHGQTVVIKYGGHAMKDEALKKAFALNIALLKQVGINPVVVHGGGPQIGRMLEQLHIQSQFREGLRVTDDATMDVVEMVLVGKVNKEIVNLLNLSGVKAVGLSGKDGQLIRARKMEMIVNSGNHAPEIIDLGKVGEVMRVETTLLRSLERDNFVPVIAPVGVDEYGETYNINADAVAGAVAAALRAKRLLLLTDVAGILDKQKELIRSLTTREAVELFTDGTLTGGMIPKVKCCLEALEEGVEKAMIVDGRVENCILLELFTDKGISTEIVGERGMRAAVSCGCRR; from the coding sequence ATGAGCCAGACCGAACAGGCCGCGTCCTGCTGCGCAGACCCCGCAGCCTACGCCAAGCTCCAGTCCAAGGTGCTCATCGAGTGCCTGCCCTACATGCGCCAGTTCCACGGGCAGACCGTGGTCATCAAGTACGGCGGCCACGCCATGAAGGACGAGGCACTGAAAAAGGCCTTCGCCCTCAACATCGCCCTCTTGAAGCAGGTGGGCATCAACCCGGTGGTGGTGCATGGCGGCGGCCCGCAGATAGGCCGCATGCTGGAGCAGTTGCACATCCAGTCGCAGTTTCGCGAGGGGCTGCGCGTCACCGACGACGCCACCATGGACGTGGTGGAAATGGTGCTGGTGGGCAAGGTCAACAAGGAGATCGTGAACCTGCTGAACCTCAGCGGGGTGAAGGCCGTGGGCCTTTCCGGCAAGGACGGCCAGCTCATCCGCGCCCGCAAGATGGAGATGATCGTCAACAGCGGCAACCACGCGCCGGAAATCATCGACCTCGGCAAGGTGGGCGAAGTCATGCGGGTGGAAACCACCCTGCTGCGTTCGCTGGAACGCGACAACTTCGTGCCGGTCATTGCGCCCGTGGGCGTTGACGAATACGGCGAGACCTACAACATCAACGCCGACGCCGTGGCCGGGGCCGTGGCGGCGGCACTGCGCGCCAAGCGCCTGCTGCTGCTCACCGACGTGGCGGGCATCCTGGACAAGCAGAAGGAACTGATCCGCTCGCTGACCACCCGCGAGGCCGTGGAACTGTTCACCGACGGCACCCTGACCGGCGGCATGATCCCCAAGGTGAAATGCTGCCTGGAGGCGCTGGAGGAAGGCGTGGAAAAGGCCATGATCGTGGATGGCCGGGTGGAGAACTGCATCCTGCTGGAACTGTTCACCGACAAGGGTATCAGTACCGAAATCGTGGGCGAACGCGGCATGCGCGCCGCCGTCAGCTGCGGCTGCCGCCGGTAG
- the hslU gene encoding ATP-dependent protease ATPase subunit HslU translates to MSNLTPREIVSELDKYIVGQNAAKRMVAVAMRNRWRRQQLDPALRDEIAPKNIIMMGPTGVGKTEIARRLAKLSASPFIKVEATKFTEVGYVGRDVESMVRDLMEIGIALVRAEENEKVRVKAEARAEERLLDLLLPGGAPQPAHQTGQGMGGLAFNLSGDLSANLSANPSDGQAIPQPPMRDDAASTGAGSTPDSRSSTREKLRTLWHGGKLDDREVDMEVEESGGPQVGVLSMPGLEDVGSQVRDMFSKVFPSRRKRRRMKVREAFNLLTQEEADRLIDHDRVSDLARERVEQTGIIFIDEIDKIASGSAQKSSDVSREGVQRDLLPIVEGSVVNTKYGMVRTDHVLFIAAGAFHFSKPSDLIPELQGRFPLRAELSALGKDDFLRILTEPHNALTRQYTALLQTEGVHIEFTNDALREIAAFAEETNAQTENIGARRLYTILEKILADLSFEAPDRSGDRVTVDSDYVRAHLADVRANKDLSRYIL, encoded by the coding sequence ATGAGCAACCTTACCCCCCGCGAAATCGTTTCGGAACTGGACAAGTACATCGTGGGCCAGAACGCCGCCAAGCGCATGGTGGCAGTGGCCATGCGCAACCGCTGGCGCCGTCAGCAGCTGGACCCGGCCCTGCGCGACGAGATAGCCCCCAAGAACATCATCATGATGGGCCCCACGGGCGTCGGCAAGACCGAGATCGCCCGGCGGCTGGCCAAACTTTCCGCTTCGCCGTTCATCAAGGTGGAGGCCACCAAGTTTACCGAGGTGGGCTACGTGGGCCGCGACGTGGAATCCATGGTGCGCGACCTGATGGAAATCGGCATCGCCCTGGTGCGGGCCGAAGAAAATGAAAAGGTGCGCGTGAAGGCCGAGGCCCGTGCCGAGGAACGCCTGCTGGACCTGCTGCTGCCCGGTGGAGCGCCCCAGCCCGCTCACCAGACCGGGCAGGGCATGGGCGGCCTGGCTTTCAATCTTTCCGGCGACCTTTCCGCCAACCTTTCCGCCAACCCTTCCGACGGACAGGCCATTCCCCAGCCCCCGATGCGGGACGACGCAGCATCCACGGGCGCGGGCTCCACGCCGGACAGTCGCTCCTCCACGCGCGAGAAACTGCGCACCCTGTGGCACGGCGGCAAGCTGGACGACCGCGAGGTGGACATGGAGGTGGAGGAATCCGGCGGGCCGCAGGTGGGCGTGTTGTCCATGCCGGGGCTGGAGGACGTGGGCTCGCAGGTGCGCGACATGTTCAGCAAGGTCTTTCCTTCGCGCCGCAAGCGCCGCCGCATGAAGGTGCGCGAGGCCTTCAACCTGCTGACGCAGGAAGAAGCCGACCGGCTCATCGACCACGACCGCGTGTCGGACCTGGCCCGCGAGCGCGTGGAGCAGACCGGCATCATCTTCATCGATGAAATCGACAAGATCGCCAGCGGCTCTGCCCAGAAAAGCTCCGATGTCTCGCGCGAAGGCGTGCAGCGCGACCTTCTGCCCATCGTGGAGGGCAGCGTGGTCAACACCAAGTATGGCATGGTGCGCACCGACCACGTGCTGTTCATCGCCGCCGGGGCATTCCACTTCAGCAAGCCCTCGGACCTGATTCCGGAACTCCAGGGGCGCTTTCCCCTGCGGGCGGAACTTTCCGCGCTGGGAAAGGACGACTTTCTGCGCATCCTCACCGAGCCGCACAACGCGCTTACCCGGCAGTACACCGCCCTGCTGCAGACGGAGGGCGTACACATCGAGTTCACCAACGACGCCCTGCGCGAAATCGCCGCCTTTGCAGAGGAAACCAACGCCCAGACCGAGAATATCGGGGCGCGGCGGCTGTACACCATCCTCGAGAAAATCCTGGCCGACCTTTCGTTCGAGGCGCCTGACCGCTCCGGCGACCGGGTAACCGTGGACAGCGACTACGTGCGCGCACACCTCGCCGACGTGCGCGCCAACAAGGATCTGAGCCGGTATATCCTGTAG
- a CDS encoding DegQ family serine endoprotease, with product MARSLSRILAATLALCLVLAAAAQAAPMLPDFRELAKQSGNAVVNISTEKTVQATENPFNELFRNMPPGTPFDKFFDQFEKFHGRQQRPQKQRSLGSGFIISADGYIVTNNHVVAEADVIRVNLQGASGKSNSYVANVIGTDEETDLALLKINAGNSLPVLPFGDSDKLEVGEWLLAIGNPFGLDHSVTAGILSAKGRDIRSGPFDNFLQTDASINPGNSGGPLLNMDGQVIGINTAIIASGQGIGFAIPSNMAERVIAQLRAEGKVRRGWIGVTIQDVDEATARALGLGEPRGALVGSVMPGEPADKAGLKPGDIVLKVEGDDVTDSSQLLRRIAALKPGDTAKLTLWRNGQTKTVNLTLGERTTEHLTAQRGDAAPEKSGKEQASAGLGMSVRPVSAEDARNLKLEDARGLLVVSVEGGKPAAEADIRAGDIILLANLKPVNTAADLTKVIEQDGKKRGAVMLQLMRRGQTFFRTVPVE from the coding sequence ATGGCACGTTCACTTTCCCGTATCCTCGCCGCCACGCTGGCGCTGTGCCTTGTGCTTGCAGCCGCCGCGCAGGCCGCGCCCATGCTGCCGGACTTTCGCGAACTGGCGAAGCAGTCGGGCAATGCCGTGGTCAACATCAGCACCGAAAAAACCGTGCAGGCCACGGAAAATCCGTTCAACGAACTGTTCCGCAACATGCCGCCCGGCACCCCCTTCGACAAGTTCTTCGACCAGTTCGAAAAGTTCCATGGCCGCCAGCAGCGCCCGCAGAAGCAGCGTTCGCTGGGGTCCGGCTTCATCATTTCCGCCGACGGCTACATCGTCACCAACAACCACGTGGTGGCAGAGGCGGACGTGATCCGCGTGAACCTGCAGGGCGCCAGCGGCAAGTCCAACTCGTACGTGGCCAACGTCATCGGCACCGACGAAGAGACCGACCTTGCCCTGCTGAAGATCAACGCGGGCAATTCGCTGCCGGTGCTGCCCTTTGGCGATTCCGACAAGCTGGAAGTGGGCGAATGGCTGCTGGCCATCGGCAACCCCTTCGGCCTCGACCACTCGGTGACCGCAGGCATCCTGAGCGCCAAGGGGCGCGACATCCGCTCCGGGCCGTTCGACAACTTCCTGCAGACCGACGCCTCCATCAACCCCGGCAACAGCGGCGGCCCGCTGCTGAACATGGATGGCCAGGTCATCGGCATCAACACCGCCATCATCGCTTCCGGCCAGGGCATCGGCTTTGCCATCCCCAGCAACATGGCCGAGCGGGTCATCGCCCAGTTGCGGGCCGAGGGCAAGGTGCGGCGCGGCTGGATCGGCGTGACCATCCAGGACGTGGACGAGGCCACGGCCCGCGCCCTGGGCCTTGGCGAGCCGCGCGGCGCGCTGGTCGGTTCGGTGATGCCCGGCGAACCCGCCGACAAGGCGGGGCTGAAGCCCGGCGACATCGTGCTGAAGGTGGAAGGCGACGACGTGACCGATTCCAGCCAGTTGCTGCGCCGCATCGCCGCGCTGAAGCCCGGCGATACCGCCAAGCTGACCCTGTGGCGCAACGGCCAGACCAAGACCGTCAACCTTACCCTGGGTGAGCGCACGACGGAACACCTGACCGCCCAGCGCGGGGATGCCGCACCGGAAAAAAGCGGCAAGGAACAGGCCTCCGCCGGGCTTGGCATGAGCGTGCGCCCGGTAAGCGCGGAAGATGCCCGCAACCTGAAGCTTGAAGATGCCCGCGGCCTGCTGGTGGTTTCCGTCGAAGGCGGCAAGCCCGCGGCAGAGGCCGACATCCGCGCCGGTGACATCATCCTGCTGGCCAACCTGAAGCCGGTGAACACCGCCGCCGACCTGACCAAGGTCATCGAGCAGGACGGCAAGAAGCGCGGCGCGGTGATGCTGCAACTGATGCGGCGCGGCCAGACCTTCTTCCGCACCGTACCCGTGGAATAG
- a CDS encoding 30S ribosomal protein S1: protein MTGERTEATGLQTPEATTETGQAEATAPEATTAPASQDMAGDDAFDENASFADLLEAHSGAAETVRTGERVKATVVAIGEDTVFVATGAKVDGLVDRKELEDAEGNLPVAVGDVLELYVVSANANEIKLSRAMGGQVGLAQMEDALNAGIPIEGKVTGPCKGGFNVEVMKRRAFCPASQMDLRPGAEPDSFTGQTFQFLITRLEQNGRNIVVSRRMLLEREQAESLSALMENVKDGDVLEGTVARLAPFGAFVEIAPGLEGMVHVSELSWSRVQQADEAVSVGDKVRVKVLGIAGAEEGKGGKDSRKGPRISLSIRQVSGDPWQDVADRLDADQILTGKVTRLAPFGAFIEVLPGVEGLVHLSEMSWTRRINKPEEAVTPGETVSVKIKELDPARKRLSLSLRDAEGDPWSTVEERFPAGSTVTGTVEKRAPFGLFVNLAPGITGLMPNAVAATSPQAKMYAGLNPGAEVSLVVRDLDVKARRISLAPADATGEDDGEWRKLAQPQKREPREGRGGNRDWGRDGGRDGGRDGGRGSRSPAPATVVAGDSSGFGSLGSALQAALEKRKK from the coding sequence ATGACTGGTGAACGCACCGAAGCCACCGGGCTGCAAACCCCGGAGGCCACCACAGAAACCGGACAGGCGGAAGCCACCGCCCCCGAAGCCACCACCGCTCCTGCCTCGCAGGACATGGCTGGTGACGACGCATTCGACGAGAACGCCAGCTTCGCGGACCTGCTGGAGGCACATTCCGGCGCGGCTGAAACCGTGCGCACCGGCGAACGGGTGAAGGCCACCGTGGTGGCCATCGGCGAGGACACCGTCTTCGTCGCCACCGGAGCCAAGGTGGATGGTCTTGTGGACCGCAAGGAGCTGGAGGACGCCGAAGGCAACCTGCCCGTGGCCGTGGGCGACGTGCTGGAACTGTACGTTGTCTCGGCTAACGCCAACGAAATAAAGCTGTCGCGCGCCATGGGCGGCCAGGTGGGCCTGGCCCAGATGGAAGACGCCCTGAACGCGGGCATCCCCATTGAAGGCAAGGTCACCGGCCCCTGCAAGGGCGGCTTCAACGTAGAGGTCATGAAGCGTCGCGCCTTCTGCCCTGCCAGCCAGATGGACCTGCGCCCCGGTGCCGAGCCAGACTCGTTCACCGGCCAGACCTTCCAGTTCCTGATCACCCGCCTGGAGCAGAACGGCCGCAACATCGTTGTTTCGCGCCGTATGCTGCTGGAGCGCGAGCAGGCCGAATCGCTGAGTGCCCTCATGGAAAACGTGAAGGACGGCGACGTGCTGGAAGGCACCGTGGCCCGTCTTGCCCCGTTCGGCGCCTTTGTGGAAATTGCCCCCGGCCTGGAAGGCATGGTGCACGTTTCCGAACTGTCGTGGTCGCGCGTGCAGCAGGCCGACGAGGCCGTGAGCGTGGGCGACAAGGTGCGCGTGAAGGTGCTGGGCATTGCCGGTGCGGAAGAAGGCAAGGGCGGCAAGGATTCCCGCAAGGGTCCGCGCATCTCGCTGTCCATCCGCCAGGTGTCCGGCGACCCGTGGCAGGACGTGGCCGATCGCCTGGACGCCGACCAGATCCTGACCGGCAAGGTCACCCGCCTCGCCCCGTTCGGCGCCTTCATCGAGGTGCTGCCCGGCGTGGAAGGTCTTGTGCACCTTTCCGAAATGTCCTGGACCCGCCGCATCAACAAGCCTGAAGAGGCCGTGACCCCCGGCGAGACCGTGTCCGTGAAGATCAAGGAACTGGACCCCGCCCGCAAGCGGTTGTCGCTGAGCCTGCGCGACGCCGAGGGCGACCCGTGGTCCACGGTGGAAGAACGCTTCCCCGCTGGTTCCACCGTCACCGGCACCGTGGAAAAGCGCGCGCCCTTCGGCCTGTTCGTCAACCTGGCCCCCGGCATCACCGGGCTTATGCCCAATGCCGTGGCCGCCACCTCGCCCCAGGCCAAGATGTACGCCGGCCTGAACCCCGGCGCGGAAGTCTCGCTGGTGGTGCGCGACCTGGACGTGAAGGCCCGTCGCATCTCGCTGGCCCCGGCAGACGCCACCGGCGAGGACGACGGCGAATGGCGCAAGCTTGCCCAGCCCCAGAAGCGCGAACCGCGCGAAGGGCGCGGAGGCAACCGTGACTGGGGACGTGACGGAGGCCGCGACGGTGGACGCGATGGGGGCCGCGGTTCGCGCTCCCCTGCCCCGGCCACCGTGGTGGCTGGCGATTCCAGCGGCTTCGGCAGCCTGGGCAGCGCCCTTCAGGCCGCCCTGGAAAAGCGCAAGAAATAG
- a CDS encoding peptidylprolyl isomerase yields the protein MLKAKARHILVDTEDACNELKARILAGEDFAEVARAHSKCPSGRRGGDLGEFPRGAMVPEFDEVVFTGEVGTVLGPVRTQFGHHLIEVTARSGS from the coding sequence ATGCTCAAAGCCAAGGCACGCCACATTCTCGTCGATACCGAGGATGCCTGCAACGAATTGAAGGCCCGCATTCTGGCGGGTGAAGACTTTGCCGAGGTGGCGCGCGCCCACTCCAAGTGCCCGTCGGGCCGCCGTGGCGGCGACCTGGGGGAATTTCCCCGTGGCGCCATGGTGCCCGAATTCGACGAAGTCGTGTTCACCGGCGAGGTGGGTACCGTGCTCGGCCCGGTGCGTACCCAGTTCGGTCATCACCTGATTGAAGTCACGGCGCGCTCCGGCAGCTAG
- a CDS encoding Hsp20/alpha crystallin family protein — translation MANFKLWKSEELQRLRSESDRMFDRLCSGLGLPSVCQPLMEPALRMIDTPDAVVVEAQLPGVTAEDLDIVITGSVLLVRCAQSATCGIGESSSRYESRFMLPCKIRTEDVEAELDEGVLRITMPKCRRPEARRVPVRTGRAG, via the coding sequence ATGGCCAACTTCAAATTGTGGAAAAGCGAGGAATTGCAGCGCCTGAGAAGCGAGAGCGACCGGATGTTCGACCGGTTGTGCTCCGGCCTTGGCCTGCCCTCGGTCTGCCAGCCGTTGATGGAACCGGCGCTGCGCATGATCGACACCCCCGACGCGGTGGTGGTCGAGGCGCAGTTGCCGGGCGTTACCGCTGAAGACCTCGACATCGTCATTACCGGCAGCGTGCTTCTGGTGCGCTGCGCCCAAAGCGCCACCTGCGGCATTGGTGAATCCAGCAGCAGGTACGAAAGCCGCTTCATGCTGCCGTGCAAGATCCGCACGGAAGACGTGGAGGCGGAACTGGACGAGGGCGTCTTGCGCATCACCATGCCCAAGTGCCGCAGGCCCGAAGCGCGCCGCGTTCCTGTCAGGACCGGCCGGGCCGGTTGA